In one window of Nocardia brasiliensis DNA:
- a CDS encoding LysR family transcriptional regulator — MNGDEVDGSQPAAVAGDLGGVPLELRHLRAYVALCAERNYTRAAARLHLSQPALTRTIQQLERLVECRLIERTARRFELTEEGAELLTHGRRVLADVDAVVARLRSHAAVEIGFAWLLPNHWLAATRRRYEALGGRIALRRIDDPLAALETRAIDIAIYRRETSLPSHLRSRVIATEQRVLAVAAQSPLATATELRWADLAGYPLVVNVVSGTTHAGSWADGDPDRPIITCRNFDEWIELVAANRGIGGVPALARTRAPHPGVVYLDVADAPPSHVYLAWHTKPESRAVQRFLGVA, encoded by the coding sequence ATGAATGGTGACGAGGTGGACGGCTCGCAGCCCGCTGCCGTGGCCGGTGACCTCGGCGGCGTGCCGCTCGAGCTACGGCATCTGCGGGCGTACGTCGCGCTGTGTGCGGAGCGGAACTACACGCGGGCCGCGGCCAGGCTGCATCTGAGCCAACCGGCGCTCACCAGGACCATTCAGCAGCTGGAGCGGCTGGTCGAATGCCGGTTGATCGAGCGCACCGCGCGCCGTTTCGAGCTGACCGAGGAGGGCGCGGAGCTGCTCACGCACGGCAGGCGCGTGCTCGCCGATGTCGATGCCGTGGTCGCGCGGCTGCGCTCGCACGCCGCCGTCGAGATCGGTTTCGCCTGGCTGTTGCCCAACCACTGGCTGGCGGCCACCAGGCGCCGCTACGAGGCGCTCGGCGGCCGGATCGCCTTGCGCCGCATCGACGATCCGCTGGCCGCGCTCGAGACCAGGGCCATCGATATCGCGATCTACCGCAGGGAAACCTCCCTGCCGAGCCATCTGCGCTCCCGGGTGATCGCGACCGAACAGCGCGTGCTCGCGGTCGCCGCGCAGTCGCCGCTGGCGACGGCGACCGAGCTGCGCTGGGCCGACCTCGCCGGATATCCGCTGGTGGTGAACGTGGTCTCCGGGACGACCCACGCCGGTTCGTGGGCCGACGGCGACCCGGATCGACCGATCATCACCTGCCGGAACTTCGACGAATGGATCGAGCTCGTCGCGGCGAACCGGGGCATCGGCGGCGTGCCCGCGCTGGCCCGCACCAGGGCCCCGCATCCCGGCGTCGTCTACCTGGACGTGGCCGACGCGCCGCCCTCGCACGTATACCTGGCCTGGCACACCAAACCGGAATCGCGCGCGGTGCAACGCTTTCTCGGCGTCGCCTGA
- the secG gene encoding preprotein translocase subunit SecG has protein sequence MRMFLDILLIVASVLLVLLVLLHRAKGGGLSSLFGGGVQSSLSGSTVVEKNLDRITIFTGLVWFIAIIGIGLEIKFA, from the coding sequence ATGCGGATGTTCCTGGATATCCTCCTGATCGTCGCCAGCGTGCTGCTGGTGCTGCTGGTGCTGCTGCACCGCGCCAAGGGTGGAGGTCTGTCCAGCCTTTTCGGTGGCGGTGTGCAGTCGAGCCTGTCCGGCTCGACCGTCGTCGAGAAGAATCTCGACCGCATCACCATCTTCACCGGCCTGGTCTGGTTCATCGCCATCATCGGCATCGGTCTGGAGATCAAGTTCGCCTGA
- a CDS encoding DMT family transporter, protein MSTTLSTAGRSGLVYLVGAGMLWGTGGLLGTLLGRATGLSPVAVATCRLAVGGLLLVAVLAVTRRSWPRDARAWRRIGAVAALAAAFQACYFGAVAASSVSVATLLTIGTSPVVVALLEQVTGRRRLDRRRVGTIGLALTGLALLIGVPSDAVDAAGLFVGAALAVAAAAAFSTVTVINARPVPGLDAMTTTGLGFTGGALLLAPLAVTTGSAFEPSVAGIALILVLGLVPTAIAYTLYFRGLPDTGSGTAAVLALLEPLTGAVLAALVLGERLTPTGLAGAAVLTAALILTASQQSADPRPELE, encoded by the coding sequence ATGTCTACAACTCTGTCCACGGCCGGCCGTTCGGGGCTGGTTTATCTTGTCGGTGCCGGAATGCTTTGGGGCACCGGCGGGCTGCTCGGCACGTTGCTCGGGCGGGCTACCGGGCTGTCGCCGGTCGCGGTCGCCACCTGTCGGCTCGCGGTCGGCGGGCTGCTGCTGGTCGCGGTGCTGGCGGTGACGCGCCGATCTTGGCCGCGAGACGCGCGGGCGTGGCGCAGGATCGGTGCGGTCGCGGCGTTGGCCGCGGCGTTCCAGGCCTGCTATTTCGGCGCCGTCGCGGCCTCGTCGGTCAGTGTCGCGACGTTGCTCACCATCGGCACGTCGCCGGTGGTGGTGGCGCTGCTCGAACAGGTGACCGGCCGCCGTCGCCTGGATCGTCGCCGCGTGGGCACGATCGGCCTGGCGCTGACCGGGTTGGCGTTGTTGATCGGTGTGCCGTCGGACGCGGTCGATGCCGCCGGTCTGTTCGTGGGCGCGGCGCTCGCCGTCGCGGCCGCGGCCGCGTTCTCGACGGTCACCGTCATCAACGCGCGACCCGTGCCCGGTCTCGACGCGATGACCACGACCGGTCTCGGATTCACCGGCGGCGCACTGCTGCTCGCCCCGCTCGCCGTGACGACGGGCAGCGCCTTCGAGCCGTCCGTCGCGGGTATCGCCCTGATCCTCGTGCTCGGACTGGTCCCCACCGCGATCGCCTACACCTTGTATTTCCGCGGTCTCCCCGACACCGGCTCCGGCACCGCCGCCGTGCTCGCCCTGCTCGAACCGCTCACCGGCGCGGTGCTCGCCGCCCTCGTCCTGGGCGAACGACTCACCCCCACCGGCCTCGCCGGAGCCGCCGTCCTCACCGCGGCCCTGATCCTCACCGCGAGCCAACAGTCAGCAGACCCCCGACCCGAGCTCGAGTAG
- a CDS encoding YbfB/YjiJ family MFS transporter, which produces MTAVSAPAHPPRHSLVPAFAAAAGLAAAMGVGRFVYTPLLPIMVDAHRIDAHDGAVVATANYAGYLLGALLLTRRPELNTRTTFRLCAALLIASELLMAVPAPLLFPATWRLIAGVTSAVIFVACAGVAARPGSAREAAGITFGGVGFGIALTGLLVLAVRPLLGWQAMWLVSAVLTAVLLLPALRLDIRPGHRAGKAVIRSIGAWRALLVSYFLEGLGYIVIGTFLVAAVSDARGQVVGSAIWVVVGAAAVPATVLWGVAARRWSPSVAMPIALLAQCFSALLPAWTSAIWAAVLAAALFGATFLGIVMLAMRIGAELCDSGAAATLTAGYGAGQMLGPLVVAPVIGDSYPAAFVIAAVILAVATLAAGAVTRLIRRT; this is translated from the coding sequence GTGACCGCTGTCAGCGCACCCGCGCATCCACCCCGCCACAGTCTCGTCCCCGCGTTCGCTGCCGCCGCCGGGCTGGCGGCGGCGATGGGCGTCGGCCGGTTCGTCTATACACCCCTGCTGCCGATCATGGTGGACGCGCACCGCATCGACGCACACGACGGCGCCGTCGTCGCGACCGCCAACTACGCGGGCTATCTGCTCGGCGCCCTGCTGCTCACCCGCAGGCCGGAACTCAACACCCGCACCACCTTTCGGCTCTGCGCGGCGCTGCTCATCGCGAGCGAGCTGTTGATGGCCGTGCCCGCGCCCCTGCTGTTTCCCGCGACGTGGCGGCTGATCGCGGGCGTCACCAGCGCCGTCATCTTCGTCGCGTGCGCCGGGGTGGCGGCCCGGCCGGGCAGTGCGCGCGAGGCGGCCGGCATCACCTTCGGCGGCGTCGGTTTCGGTATCGCGCTCACCGGCCTGCTGGTGCTCGCGGTGCGACCGCTGCTCGGCTGGCAGGCGATGTGGCTGGTGTCGGCGGTGCTCACCGCGGTCTTGCTGCTGCCCGCGCTGCGGCTCGACATCCGGCCCGGCCACCGGGCGGGCAAGGCCGTCATCCGGTCGATCGGCGCGTGGCGGGCGCTGCTCGTCTCGTATTTCCTGGAGGGGCTCGGCTACATCGTGATCGGCACGTTCCTGGTCGCGGCGGTCAGCGACGCGCGCGGACAGGTGGTCGGCTCGGCGATCTGGGTGGTGGTCGGCGCGGCCGCCGTCCCGGCCACCGTGCTGTGGGGTGTCGCGGCGCGGCGCTGGTCCCCATCCGTCGCCATGCCGATCGCATTGCTCGCGCAATGTTTTTCCGCCCTGCTCCCGGCGTGGACGAGCGCGATCTGGGCGGCCGTGCTCGCGGCGGCGCTGTTCGGGGCGACGTTCCTCGGCATCGTGATGCTGGCCATGCGGATCGGTGCCGAACTGTGCGACAGCGGGGCCGCCGCCACACTGACCGCCGGCTACGGCGCGGGGCAGATGCTGGGTCCGCTCGTGGTGGCGCCGGTGATCGGCGACAGCTATCCGGCCGCGTTCGTCATCGCCGCCGTCATCTTGGCGGTCGCGACGCTCGCGGCCGGTGCAGTGACTCGCCTGATCAGGCGAACTTGA
- a CDS encoding MFS transporter: protein MTTVATTVSTWAPMRSKVYRALWIAQLISNLGTWMQTVGAQWILVDEPNAAALVSFVQTAITLPVMMLAIPSGVIADLVDRRRLLVGAQSTMAVLATVLAISTATGHTTPAVLLTLLFLLGCGQALTGPAWQAIQPELVPREQIPSAAALGSMNINIGRAVGPALAGVLVSVSGPTLVFALNAVSFAGIVAVLTVWRRPRADRGLPSERPLAALQAGTRFIRAAPAIRRVLLRSILFIAPASALWALLPVIARDELGLTSSGYGLMLAALGVGAVLGAVALSRLRALLTPTQRLTTAAVLFGLATAATAVLHVVAVVLVLLVFAGFAWLLAMSTMNSTMQLLLPTWVRARGLSVYLLVFMGGQALGSLVWGLIAGARGPVFALLSAAVLLAVCAVSTVWLPISHNAEHLDQTPSAFWPEPQLVVEPDPADGPVMVLRTYDVPPDNVAEFMTAMAFVGRSRQRTGAMEWRLYRDVGVLDRYVEAFVVRSWAEHMHQHQVRLTAQDQIREQAASKYTVGDDRVTHLVAVMPTR, encoded by the coding sequence GTGACCACTGTGGCTACTACCGTCTCTACCTGGGCGCCGATGCGGTCGAAGGTGTATCGCGCGCTGTGGATCGCGCAGTTGATCTCCAATCTCGGTACGTGGATGCAGACGGTCGGCGCGCAGTGGATTCTGGTCGACGAACCGAACGCGGCGGCGCTGGTGTCGTTCGTGCAGACCGCGATCACGTTGCCGGTGATGATGCTGGCCATCCCGTCCGGGGTGATCGCGGATCTGGTGGATCGGCGCAGGCTGCTGGTGGGCGCGCAGTCGACGATGGCGGTGCTGGCGACGGTGCTCGCGATCTCCACGGCGACCGGGCACACCACCCCGGCGGTGCTGCTGACCCTGCTGTTCCTGCTGGGCTGCGGGCAGGCGCTGACCGGCCCCGCCTGGCAGGCGATCCAACCGGAACTGGTGCCGCGCGAACAGATTCCGTCGGCGGCGGCGCTGGGCAGCATGAACATCAACATCGGCCGCGCGGTCGGTCCGGCGTTGGCGGGCGTGCTGGTCTCGGTGTCGGGGCCGACGCTGGTGTTCGCGTTGAACGCGGTGTCGTTCGCGGGCATCGTGGCGGTGCTGACGGTGTGGCGCAGGCCGCGGGCCGATCGCGGTCTGCCGTCGGAGCGGCCGCTGGCGGCGTTGCAGGCGGGCACCCGGTTCATCCGGGCCGCGCCCGCGATCCGCCGGGTGCTGTTGCGTTCGATCCTGTTCATCGCGCCGGCCAGCGCGCTCTGGGCGTTGCTGCCGGTGATCGCGCGCGACGAACTGGGGCTCACGTCCTCCGGCTACGGCTTGATGCTGGCCGCGCTCGGTGTGGGCGCGGTGCTCGGCGCGGTGGCGCTGTCCCGGTTGCGCGCGCTGTTGACGCCCACGCAACGGCTGACCACCGCGGCCGTACTGTTCGGTCTCGCGACCGCGGCCACCGCGGTGCTGCACGTGGTGGCGGTGGTGCTGGTGCTGCTGGTTTTCGCCGGCTTCGCCTGGTTGCTGGCGATGTCGACGATGAATTCGACGATGCAGTTGCTGCTGCCGACCTGGGTGCGGGCACGCGGGCTCTCGGTGTATCTGCTGGTGTTCATGGGCGGTCAGGCGCTCGGCTCACTGGTCTGGGGTCTGATCGCCGGTGCGCGCGGACCGGTGTTCGCCCTGTTGAGCGCGGCGGTGCTGCTCGCGGTGTGCGCGGTGAGCACGGTGTGGCTGCCGATCAGTCACAACGCGGAGCACCTGGATCAGACACCGTCGGCGTTCTGGCCGGAACCGCAACTGGTGGTCGAGCCCGATCCGGCGGACGGACCGGTCATGGTCTTGCGCACCTACGACGTCCCGCCGGACAACGTGGCGGAGTTCATGACCGCGATGGCGTTCGTCGGCCGGTCCCGGCAGCGCACCGGCGCGATGGAGTGGCGGCTGTACCGCGACGTCGGCGTGCTCGACCGCTACGTGGAAGCCTTCGTTGTGCGCTCCTGGGCCGAGCACATGCACCAGCATCAGGTCCGGCTCACCGCGCAGGACCAGATCCGTGAGCAGGCGGCCTCGAAGTACACCGTCGGCGACGACCGGGTCACCCACTTGGTCGCGGTGATGCCCACCCGGTGA